ATTGTAGAATTGAACATCCCTTCTCAACAAAGTAATAACAAATTTGAGTCAGCCATACCTGTTTTTGTTGTAAATACAGTCGCACCTCCAAGTGTTTGTGTGGATTTGAAAGGAAATGGCATTATTTTAGGGTATACTGACTGTACAGGGGCTGATCTcatctacagtatataacagaTACAGTGCTAGATCACCAAGTTCCAATAAAATCACATGGGTTTCAGAAATGGTTAGAAAGTACTTACCCCCAATTCATGGTCAAGGGTGATGAGTATGATGACTGATGAGATCCCAACTTCACCCACAGAAAAAGAAGATTTCTATAAAGGGTTTTATTACAAATTTGGGGGCATAATACAAACATGTGACCCTGACACTGGTGTATAAACCATAGTTTATATCAATAAGAGCACAATTCATTAAATATGAATACAAGTTAATTTAATGGGCTTGAACCCAGCTTTAGTTGGTAAACCAATCAGATTCGCAGGCAAACAGACCACATAACCAAGCTCAGCAAACTTGTAACCCCCTAAGTATACTGTACACTTTCGGTCGCTGAATCATGCTCCAATACTATTAAATGGTGCAATTACATTGGTCAAATGGAAGGTCCGTGTAATTCTTGCCTTAAATGATCCTGATTTGCTTAACACAAGTTAGCagcgcctattgatgcagcccaCTAGTGGAAtcctgaaactgctgccacatccaagatggcagtaattccagggctcTACCTGCTATTGTACAGCAACATTAATATTTTGGCAACAAACATTGTGGTTATGTGAATTTATACCATAGAGTGCAATTTAGAAGAAAGGTTTTACTATGCAGATATGGGTTTATATAAAACAGAGAATTTTGACCCACTTTATATTCCTGTGGACATGATTcatctttttttaacttttgttttcattctgTTGTACTATTTAGAACTCTATCAGCTGCCCCCAAGCATGGTGATTAAATCAGATCACCCTTACTTCTGCAGTGCTCTTCAGTTGTCTTGAAAGTATTTATTACTATAATTGGTCAAGAGGCAAGAAATTCAGTATTGAAACTCCTAGCAACCCTTGGAAACCCTTAGATGACAGCAACTTTAAAATATTGCCTGTCCTCTCAAGCAATGAGCTCAGCATTCATATTAATGAAAATAGTAGCAGCACTTTCCAAAAAGTATTTCTGATCTGTTCCCCACCTCCTGGACAATCAACAGAACATACGTTTTCCCAAGGTCAAGGACAACAGTGAGAAAacagtttatcatgtgaaaactcatggacataATAAACCAtgacaaattcacatttttttccacaataaaaTTGGGTTTTCGGCAACAAAAACCTGAACCGAAAAAATTGAGCATCAGCAAATGCCCCATTttatgtctgtgaaggttctcattcatctaggtcagtgctgtccaacttctacggtgccgagggccggaatttctctagcatacatggtggagggccgctaatggaagccagttttgaccacccccctttttgaaaccacacccacttcaaaccacacctattttatcacaatggtggtagcacagcaaaatcccaaatgcttggtccttactgtggggatatcaaccatcattcatatgtgaaagaattatgtcatattaagatatacccttaaattccatatgcctcctcctcccctgtggatagcacagcaagcccccagtacataattacacaccttaggggccatttaatggctatttccaactgctaacaaactcccacaacaaacccctgccaggttcacctcccacaagcagcatagggcaagcagagtatggcacacacaggcagcactctgcctgtcctatgctgtctgtgtgtgccatactctgcctgtcctaccctgcctgtgtgtaccatactctgccttccctatgctgcctctgtgtgccatactctgcctgccctaccctgcctgtgtgtgcgtactctgcctgccctaccctgactgtgtgtgccatactctgcctgccctacccttcctgtgtgtgccatactctgcctgccctaccctgcctgtgtgtgccatactctgcctgccctaccctgcctgtgtgtgcgtactctgcctgccctaccctgcctgtgtgtgcgtactctgcctgccctaccctgactgtgtgtgccataccctccctgacctatgctgcctgtgtgtgccatactctacctgccctatgctggctgtatgtgccatactctgcctacagtacctataaAGGAATGGCATCTGTTCCCTGCCCAGGTGGTTAATCAAGTCCCTGGAGAGCCCAAATGACACCATAGCCCCTTGTGCCTTCATGGTGAAAAGATATTGGGCTGCGACTGTTTATGGCAGCATGGCAAAAGCGGACTACACAAGCCACTAAAGACCCAGATTTGATCTGGCCACAGTGTGGGACTTTTGAACTGCTAATGCAACGTCAAGTTCCCTATGATAGTGAATGGGCAATGTTCACTTGTGGAGGAAGAGGCTAATGCTCGTAAACTTGTTCCAAGTTCACCACCTCCTTACTCTGGGACAGACTCGAAAGGGAAAGGAAAACATGTATGCAAATTTGACTTCTGAGAGTCAATTAAAGGGTGATAGTGATAGTGAAATAGACCTCCAAGATTCGATTGTCGCAGTAAATCCTAAAATGAATTCTAAGACCACTGATGTCCCAGTGTTGCAGCCAACACCCTTGGCACTCTTTGgaaaatatatatgcattatttGAAGATTTTATTGGGCTATATAGGTATGGATttgattaaattaaataaataaacaatatgaTATGTTTTTGAGGCTTGCCACTTGCCACTTACCCTTGAATTGTGATAATGTTTGGTATTTGATGTAATATGTGCGTTCTATATGTTATATATGATATATGCTGTTTCCTTATAGCATTTCCTACAATGATAACATGGTAGTTCAAATGCATGGTCGAATTGGTAAGATTCTAAATCTCACTGAATGTTGGGTATGTTCTGCTatacctacttttttttttttttttaaagtatttttattgattttaactgGAGAGGTTAGAGGAAAGTATGTAGGAAAGAGGGAATAGGGGAGGGGAGGTGGACGGTCTCATTCTTCATTCAGTGGTCGTTGCTGGAGATTCGAGCCATGGGGACCAGACACCTTCGAACTTGCTTATACAGCCTCTGGCTAAGTAGGTAAGTTTGTATAACTGTAATTGCGAGTTGACCAGGGCAATCCATTTACCTcatctgtctgaggtgtgaagaagtgaacaatgggggtgattacagtctgagcctgaggtgtgaacactgcagggggtgaacaatgcaggtattaaaaggtgtgaaaaacacagggaattacatttttaaacaatacagagggattacagcctgaatctgaggtgagaaccatgcagggggccagttaatctcagtattgataccattgaatgcttactcaaaggtaagccatcaaagcagccagacaggtggggggccacacagagggggggtcgcatgcggcccgcgggccgccagttggacagcactgatctaggtcaTGGCATATCTATAGTAAAAAGTCAAATCAGCCGTTAATTTGACTCATAACTATAGATATACCGTTCAGTGTTGGCtagtatacacacacaaacacagacacTTTCTTTTACTGTCTTAATTGTTTTCTGctctaaaaatattattttattgcctACTGTGGTTTGAGTACTGATCATGCTgagttattttattgcatttcgagTGTTTTTTATTGCCTTCTACACTGTGTTGATTGCATATCATTGCCCATAAAAGGTTTATTGCACTTTAAGAGACTAGTGGAACTGGGATTTTTACCATGTAGCTGACTTGTGATTTTATTTCCTTAAATTATTTCATTGAAGTTCTACATTGCTGCTAATTACTTTTGCCACCCCGCCTAATCCATTTACTATAGTTTCCCAACCAATGAAAAAACATCAAAGGAGATAGCGGAGAATAGCAACTAGAACACAATGACCTGCTGCGGGCCAGGAATAAAGTCACTGGATGCATGGCATAGAGAGATGAAACAGATGCAAATCCTGCTGTGGTCAGTACTGACATGGCTACCATATTGTAAAGTGCAGGGCATACTCACCAAATTAGCAGCTCAGACCTGCATTATATAGTTGTAATTTAAATACCTTCATAATAATTCATAGAGATAAACTATAACTCTCCCCTTTCATCAGTGTGGCCATCAGGACATCTCACACAACACTCGCTGCAAACAAACCATAATATCCTTTTTGTACCACTTGTCAGGTGTATATAGATCTCAAAAGCATGTCCTTACATGCTCCATAGGATTGTTAGACCATTAAATAAAGGAGGACTGCTaacaaaacaatgttttgtttttttttaatctcagaaGCCTTGATTTGATTCTTGCTTCAGGAAATGGTTCAGGTTTGTACAGAATGTTGGTCAAAATTTGTgtaacatacatacaaacactccTTTGGTTTCATCTTAGGTTGGTCTGAGACTGAAAATATGACTTTTCCAAACCTCATCACTCCTACTGTGGCTCCCCAGCTTGCCattgggctgatttttttttcaggggAACAGCAGCAACGAGAGACACTGattggagtaatggggtggctaagtcagaaaaagctagtaggtttgtaaatatgctaaatgacaacttgagttttctatccaagttttttacttggatagaaaactggctgaagaatagattacagagagtggtggtaaatggaacattttctaattgggccagcgTTGTAAGTGGAtatcgcaggggtcagtccttgggcctttgctttttaacttgtttattaatgacctggaggtgggcatagacagtactgtttctatttttgctgatgacactaaattgtgcaaaactataagttccatgcaggatgctgccgctttgccgagcgatttgacaaaattggaaaactgggcagcataatggaaaatgaggtttaatgttgaaaagtgtaaagttttgcactttggtaaaaaaaaattaaatgggaaTTACACATggtgtagtgtgttgggggtttccttactggagaaggatctggggatatttgtagataacaagttgttgtaggcaataaCAAGTTATTCTatcaatgtcattctgtggctactaaagcaaataaagtgctgtcttgtataaaaagggcattgactcaagggatgagaacataattttgcccctttataggtccctggtaaagcTTCACCtcgagtatgcagtgcagttttgggctccagtccttaagaaggatattaatgagctggagagagtgcagagactgcaactaaactggtaaaggggatggaagatttagacTGTCAAAGTTGGGGTGTTtattctggaaaaaaggcgcttgcgaggggacatgattactctgtacaagtacattagaggggattataggcagatagggggtgttcttttttcccataaaaacaatcaacgcaccagaagtcacccctttagattagaggaacagagcttccatttgaagcagcgtaggtggtttttcacagtgagggcagtgaggttgtggaatgcccttcctagtgatggggtaatggcagattctgttaatacctttaagaggggcctggatgagttttcgGGTGATTTGTGAGAGCAAATTTTTAATGCAACATTACAGCTAAACATCATTAATTTTGGGCATGGTTCCCAATTTAGTTGTCCTTAAACAAACAATAAATGATGAATACATAGTATACTGTAGGTAATTATATACACAGAGCCTTAATTTGCATGACAGTAAGATGCCCTGTAATGCAATATGTACAATCTCAAAAAAGGTGGATATCATATTAAACACCAATCACCATTGTATTCATTAATAGAATATAATTATATGTTCGATGGTTGATAACTATTACTGCAGTGCATTGGCCTGCAGACTCCAGACATCCAGAGTAGAAGATTACGGCTTTCCGGATATGAAAACTATTGACAAGACTGTTATCATGGTTCCAATAACTGTCCAAGATGCATGTGTACCTGGAGGTGAAGAAAAATGTAAGGATGAAATACAGCATCAACATCAACTGGGACTCTGGCCCTATGGGAAGATTTATTTTCAGTGTCAGTTTAATAATCTGCAGCAAACATCACAACATCATGCCTAATAATAGGCTGGAAAATACTGCACCACTGGGGTGTATGCCCCCTTTACTTAGTGATAGGCTGTGATCAATAAGCTTAATAGGCAATTAACATTTTTTACTAGACTAGGCATTCTCATCAATGTTCACTTATTGTGCCATTGGCATTAATAAGCCTAGATTCTCTTGTATGGAAATGCTGCAAGTAATACTGAAAGACATTTTATAGCATCTTTCAAACTACAGTACATGTAGTTTCTATTTTTGGGGCAGTTCATGAATGTATTACCTAAGGctgaattatataaaaaaagaccagttgtAGTTTACGCAAGAGAAAAAAGATGGCTGAACTCAACCGAAAACATTTTTACGTGCACAGGAGGGTATTAAATTGTTTGTGAGGTCAaggtatatatttcatttttggtgATACTATTCCTTGTTACTAGAAAAGTCATTTGCTTGGACACACACATTAACAGTAATTTTAAAAAGTGCTGTTTTACCATAAGCTGCAGATGCAGGGGAAGGAGCTGGATCTGAAAAGCAATAGAAAGTTCATTATATTTAATAGGCCAGAACTTTAGgcagcagggtgcaaagtgcaacaaacagGTGTGACGCCCCTTGTGTTGTGTCCTACATACTGAGTTATAGTGTGGACAGGCATTGGGGTGTTGGATGTGACCCCCAAGAACCGAAACATTTTCACAGGGACTTAGTGACTCAATATGGTGTTATAATTCAGCTCTACCACTGaatacttgggggcacatttactaatccacaaatccgaatcccgaatgggaaaaattcggattggaaacgaaaatgtcgcCGTCTTTTCGGCGCcggcgcaattttttcgtattttgcgcaactttttcgtcgccgtcacgactgtATCATATTTTCCCCGActatttcgtcgctgtcgcgaattttttcgtattgaacgatcgtaaacactGAGAAAAACCTTCCTGGCTTTGATatcgatcagtgcacttgcgtACGAAAGAATTTTCGTtgcacaacgaacgttctttcgttcaatccAAAATTTCGCTAGGGTGAcgaaaagtcggggaaaatacgaaaaagtcaggaCGGcgacgaaaagtcgcaaaaataacgATCACTACGAAAAAACatattcggacgcattcggtatgtttgtggattagtaaatgtgccccttggccTGAGAGGGAGTAACTGGTTTTGGCTGCTCAAAGCAGTGGAATTACTTCTGTGGCAAAAGTCCAGATAACTTGTCCATCATCTGTATGGCTGGGTCCCAGAACTGACTTTTTTTAATCAAGCAAAATGTAGGCAAATCAGTTGAACTTATTAAACTTGTGACCCAGTtgtacttttaggggcagatcataaaatatcaatattttgtATGCTATTAGAGTTTTGCTTTATAGTGTTAAATTGCACATTTCTACCTACCCAGCCTGTTGAATGGTCCGATTTTCAGATTGGTGGTAGTCTGTGTGGTTACATCCAAGGCACGGGAACCAGAGCATGtctataatacataaatatacattgtaGTGAATAGTCAAGAGGacattttttgcatgtttgtctgATCCAGTGCAAAATGTATTGTACTCACAGGTGCGCAGGCGGAGGTCCTACTGTCACACGCATAGATCTGACAGTGCAGATAGACCTGGTTATAATTCCCAACAAATGTGAACATTTGAAAAGAGAACCGGGCTTGGCTAGATACGCCATTTTCTGCTACATTGACAGTACCGTCACTCTTGCTAGGGCACCTGTTAAAAACAGCACAATGAGGGATGGTAAATGGCTCCTTCAGTCCCATATATAGGCTCTTGTAGTGGATTTCCCCTCCCAAAGCCAATCTTAAGAGTTTGTGACACCTGATTGCGGAACTGGGCATTGTCTAACTATTTACATCCTAATACACTATTTAATTACCCAATTCAGCCATTGAGGTCTAGCAATTGGTCAAGGTATACCTTCACTTCAAGCTGCAGGTATCTGCTTTCCGAAATAGGGTATCCCCTATAGTTCTTATACCCTAtagtcattttaattaaaattctaTGATCTAGAATATCTAGGACCCTAATATAAATAGCAGcctgtattgattttttttttcaaaatgtctaTATTGCTCTATTGATGTACCACCTACTTCAATAAGAGGCCAATGCTGGAAACCTAGATTTGCTTTCATTGTAAGCTTAAGGGGTCATGCaaaacaatatacatttaactGTAGTTTTTTGTGCTTCAAGtgtgtataacaaaaaataaaggctGTTCTGGTGCACCCCTTTATATGGTTCCATATTGCAAAGGCCGGCACTGAAAGAATATTAACATCTTGTGTATATTATTTTGGAATGGGGCTCACACATTCCATCCTTTATTTTACTAGCAAACAGTTTAATGTAACAATCCATATTTTAAACATATGcatctcacaattttttttgtacccTAATACAGTACCTGTTTTGGATGATATAATACTTTATGGGATCATCGGGATTGCTTGATGGAGTCGCATAACAGTTTTTCAGTACCATGGCATACAGAGATGGATCCGGCCCTTCAAGGAACACTCCAATATAAATCACTGTTTTTGTGTATAGATCAATTTGTGCTCCTTGGTATGGATATTTATAGTCGCTGCTGTTATAAACCGCCATGCGAGCAGTAAAATTTCCAGTGTCATTAGTTTCAATAGAGGTATTGCTACAAATTGCAAGACAATGGTAAAATTATTGTAAATATATCATCACAGTCATCAACAAATTCCTACTGTTaaacaaaactgtgaaaaagaaaaacttacaaaaaaacccccactCTAAATATGTATCTTATATCAAGCAAGAACATTCAGTAATGTAAAAATATTGTGCAGATTTGTAGGAGAAACTGCCCACAAGTTGGGTGAACCATAAACCAAAATCAGAAATAGCAGCTAACGATGTCTATGAGATTAATCTTAGATTGTATTTCCTTCTGTATATCCATTGCTCTgcatctgtacaggtatgggacctgttatccagaatgctcgggacctggggtttttcagataagggatctttccgtaatttggatctccataacttaagtatgctaacaatcatataaatattgaataaacccaataggcttgttttgtctccaataatgattaactatatattagttaggatcaaatacaaggtactgttttataattacagagaaaaaggaaataattttaaaaaattagaattatttgcttgtaatggagtctatgggagatggcctttctgtaatttggagttttctagataacgggtttccggataagggatgccatgcCTGTATATTATTTGGTCACATCTACTCTTCCACACTTGACTTTTTTTGAAGTGGGAAACCCAAAGCAAGTTGATTGGGGGTGGGTGAGTACTTTATCCTGCCTACACCATCATTTTTATCTTGGATTGGCAGCAAGGCTGGGTGTATCAGGCATTATTATGGGCTCAGGAAAGATATAAAACACTGAGATATATGGAGACTGTTTCCATAAGTTTTCAGCTCTAAACGAGTTGACTCGCTGGGCATGAATAACCAGTGTATTTTATGAATCATGAAAACATTCCTGATTGTCAGAAATATTTTCCAGCTGACCCCTATCACCTCTAATTCAAATTACATGTTAGAAGGGATTTAGCACAGAGAATAAATTGtaaacaaattgtctaattccaggcagtgtcatgctgtggctactaaagcaaataaagtgctgtcttgtataaaaaagggcattgactcaagggatgagaacataattttgcccctttataggtccctggtaaggcctcaccttgagtatgcggtgcagttttgggctccagtccttaagaaggatattaatgagctggagagagtgcagagacgtgcaactaaactggtaaaggggatggaagatttaaactatgaggttagactgtcgaggttggggttgttttctctggaaaagaggcgcttgcgaggggacatgattactctgtacaagtacattagaggggattataggcagatgggggatgttcttttttcccataaaaacaatcagcgcaccagaggccacccctatagattagaggaatggagcttccatttgaagcagcgtaggtggtttttcacggtgagggcagtgaggttggggaatgcccttcctagagatgtggtaatggcagattctgttaatgcctttaagaggggcctggatgagttcttgaacaatcagaatatccaaggctattgtgatactaatatctacagttagtactagtggttgtatttatagtttatgtatgtgagtgtatagattggtaggtgtgggttaggtgtgctgggtttacttggattggttgaacttgatggacactggtcttttttcaaccctatgtaactatgtaaaatcaTTGCTAATCTTGTATTCAGCTTGGTCACTATAGAAGTGAGAATAATGACAGACCAAGGGGTCCTTGTAGGTCAGGAatcaccaaccttttttactcatgaatcatactcagatgtaaaaagtgttggtgaggtTGGGagcaaaaaaaagttctttggggatgccaaataagggctgtgattggctatttggtagccccatgtggactgctggtttgcaggaggctctgctttggaaaaaaaatgtgactctgtgctttcaaaacagAAGTTTAAAAACAACAAGTTTAAAACAACCTAGGTGTTGTGCCTCTGGGGTGAATCACCGGAGGTGCCTGACTCAATATGAATAGGTGGCACAAGCCTTATTAAGGCACAATAGTACTTACTTTTTAACACTTTTTACTTAACACTTTTTACCTAAGCACTTTTTGCTTTGTATTTTCTCTTTCACTTGGGATTTTTGGGTGCAGTTTAGCTCATAAGGGCTCTATGATAAAGGGGCTCAACCTAGCCTTTGGGCGCAGGTGAGTATGAAGACTCTGGATTCCCTTAGAGCCTTTTGGGTTTTCAAGAGATTTTGAGAGCCCATCCCTTTTTAGGGATGGCTCACTAACACTGTGCACTCTATTTTTTGCACTGTGCACTTTTTGGGGTAACTGAAAGCACAACCTCAACCtttctataaaaaaacaaatgggcacctactgagagcaacatcaaatagggtggtgagcaacatttttctcaCGACacaacactggttggggatcactgttgtagttAATAACTGGGCTGTAGTAATCAATGTCAGTTAGCAGCTTCAagtgcaaacaaggttttgacctgtattaaaaaggggtatagattcacgggaggagggagtCATTTCCCCCCTTTACAGAGAACTGGTAAAGCTgtatctagaatatgccgtgcagttttggtctccagtgctcaaacaggtttttcttgaattagagagggtccataGAAAGGCagctaagctgataaagggtagGGAAGTCTCagctatgaagaaagactggccaagttggggttgtttatgctggagaagaggcacttaaagaAATATATGATAATTATATGTAAacaggatcatataataatctttctaatgctttattcaaCAAtaagtccttccagcagacacaaaggCAGCCATTTAGAATTAAAAAAGGGGTTGGATATTTTTTTTAGCCAATGAAGAAATACAAGGTTACTGAATTTTTTCCCTTCTGAGgctaattagagaggcttcagggcttcagaaaggttttttttgcctCTGGAGCAACTAGCAGTTGgacaggtttcatatagacatacaAGGTTGAACTCGATGGACAAGTATCTTTTTTCACCCTAGGTTATTGTGTtactaaataatacatttacctGATAATAGGATTCAAGGCAGAGTTAAGACTTATTCTCATATCAAGAGGGTAAATACAAGTTGAAGTCGTTGTCAGCCTATCCCTAATAATCAGTCCATTAAGTAGAAAGGTAAAATCAAAACTCTTTCTATAAAAGGCATGGGTTCCATTTGTCTGTGGGAAATCAGAAAACAAACATTTGTAGATTTAACAGAATATAATCATAATACAGCTCTTTAAACAGACAGCTAAAACAGTACTATAACAGGCTATGGCACACAAGGTGACTTAAAATCACAACTTAATGACAACAAAAGAAAGTATTGTGCCCTGGCATTGGCAGCTGAAGGACCATTTTCAGATAATAATTGTGGGTCTGAATTGAATCACTACTCAGTTATTTAATTTTTCTGCTGCTTTGTTTACTGCTCATTTCAGGAAAAAACCCTTATGCCCTTACCCAGCAGCTTTATGGTTTGGGAGGTCTGTATGAAATATATGAGTGAATAAAGAAGGTAAACTAGTCTTTTAAGGGGAGATACACCTTCCCTAAAACTCTCCCATGGATACCCTATAGTTGACAGATAAAGCAGTGCTTAGGTGTTTAGTGCTAGAAAAATATTGTTTAGTGAGCGAAGTGAGCCCTATGAATATTTGAGGGTGTTTATATAATGCTAAATACATATTTTGGGGTTTTCTGCATGGTGAACTAGTAAATCCTGGTAGGAGCAGAGTGTCCCATGTTTCCCATAGAAATTGAGCAAATTCATTCTTTTGAACTGCTTAAGTGCATGACATGCAAAGTGTCGAACAAGTTGTTAGTGATGCTACAATAATGGTTCATTTTTAAACTGATGCTTCTGTTTATTGCTCGGGTAGAGTGTGACCCAATCTTGGATAATTGATTCTCAATGGAGGAATGTATCGAATCAGTTGGACCATGAGAGCTTGGAAAAACATTTTACTGCATTCTATTGGTTTAAAAACCCATTCCTGATGTGTTGTCACGGTATGTTTATGCCAATATTCCCATATGAagattttaataaatgtactAAAATATAAACTTTAAACTGGAAATGTAAAGGCATTAGTATgaaatacagtatgtgttttttttctgtacagcAAAGCATTTTCACATTTATACATATTCTGTGCATCCCCTTTTTGTGAAGTGCAAACTGCTCCTTCTAGTTCAAGGCTACAAGCCTCCTAATTCTTTAACCCTTGATAACAGGACTGAG
The genomic region above belongs to Xenopus tropicalis strain Nigerian chromosome 9, UCB_Xtro_10.0, whole genome shotgun sequence and contains:
- the LOC116406496 gene encoding uromodulin-like → MAVYNSSDYKYPYQGAQIDLYTKTVIYIGVFLEGPDPSLYAMVLKNCYATPSSNPDDPIKYYIIQNRCPSKSDGTVNVAENGVSSQARFSFQMFTFVGNYNQVYLHCQIYACDSRTSACAPTCSGSRALDVTTQTTTNLKIGPFNRLDPAPSPASAAYGKTALFKITVNVCVQANDFSSNKE